AATCCACCCTACATCCGCGATGATGAATACGACACCCTTCAGCCCGAAGTGCTCGTCGATCCCAAGATCGCCCTTGTCGCGGGCGTGGAAGGTCTCGATCTTATCAAAAAACTGCTCGACACCGCCCCTGCCTATCTGAATCCAAACGGGCGAATAATGTTCGAAATGAGTTATGACCAAACCGACAAAATCATCCGCCTTACCGAAAACGACAAACGGTATCGATCATTTACTATAATCAAGGACTTGAACGACATCGATCGCGTGGTTATTTTAAGCGTATGACCGTAAATGCCGCAAAAAAGATTGTCGCCCTTCTGAAAAAAGCCTATCCCGGAGCCGACTGTTCGCTCGATTTCAAAACCCCGCATCAACTCCTCGTGAGCACCATTCTCTCGGCCCAATGCACCGACGAACGGGTGAATATCGTCACCAAAGATCTTTTCAAAAAATATAGGAAACCCCACGACTACGCCGATGCTGACATACACGAGCTCGAAGAAGATATCCGTTCCACCGGTTTTTTCCGCAACAAGGCTAAATCGATCAAGGAATCAGCCATTGTTATTGATAATCATTACAACGGGAAAATCCCGGAAACCATGGAAGAACTGGTCAAACTGCCCGGTGTCGGCCGAAAAACCGCTTCGGTCATTCTCGGAACCGCCTTTAGGAAAGCCGAAGGTGTCGTCGTCGATACCCATGTTATCAGATTGTCCCGCAGGCTCGGTTTGACCGAAAACAAAGATGCCGTCAAAATCGAAAAAGACCTGATGCAAATATTGCCGAAATCCGGCTGGATCATCTTTTCGCATCTGATGATATCCCACGGCCGGGCTGTCTGCAAGGCCCGCAAGCCGGACTGCGGTTCCTGTGTTCTGGCCGGGCTATGCCCGTCGGCGGGCAGCTTTTAGCGCTTGGCTTATCAAAATATCAGCCGACATAGTATAATAGATGATGACCCTTCTCGTAATCATAGCGGCCCTGATAATTCTTTTCTGCCTGGTTTTGGCGGCCTCGATAAGAATTCGGGCCAAATTCGACGACTCCGAAAAGACAGTCGCCGCCGCCTATATTTTCCTGAAGTCGACCTATGATATTTCTTCAAAAACGGTAATGGTATCCGCCTTCGGTATCCGGCTGTTCTCATTTCCCATAAAATCGGAAAAAAAGAAAAAAGAACCGGCCCCGGAGGTCGAAGAGAAAAAGAAGAAGAAACGAAAGCGGTTTAGTTTTTCCGACATAGACATAAAATACCTGAAAATGGCCAAAGCCCTGATCGGTGGAACAAAAATAAAGGAACTGGCTATAAAAATAAGAGGCGGTTTTACCGAACCTTTTTATACAGGCAAAATGTATGGCTATTATTGGGCCGCGAAAGGAATGTATCCGAAATTGATGTCGCATGTTGACTTCAAGCCCGATTTCTCATCGGGAACTTTGATTTTCGAAGGAAAAGGGCTTGTCACTTTGCGTATGTACTATATATTTAGATTTGTCTGCAGTTTTCTATATGACAGGCTGAAACACAAATTAAGCAAATAATCTGCTTTAGAAAAGAAAGGATGAGATCATGGCGGAGAATAACAGGGTATCAGAAATCCTCAAAGATATTGTCGGCGAACTGAAAGATATCGCCAATTCCCAGACAGTTGTCGGCGATCCGATTACGGTCGGAGACAAAACGGTTATTCCGGTGGTTAAGATTTCCGTCGGTTTCGGCGCGGGCGGCGGCCAGGGCGAAACACCCGACAAAGGCGGCGGTTTTGGCGGCGGCGGCGGTGGCGGCGCCAAAATAGAACCGTCCGCATTTATTATTATCGACGGCGACCGGATTCAACTGCTCTCGGCCAAACCCGGCAAGCTGGATGCGCTGGTCGAAGCCGTCCCCGGATTATTCGGCAAAATTAAGGATATCCGGGACAGGATGAAAAAAGACAAGGGCGAGGATAAACCGGCTGAAGAAATCAAACCGGACGAAAAACCTCCGGATCCCAATCCCGGCTATTAAAGCCAAAATAGACCGAAATTAGAGCCGTCGGCGCCTGTCGGCGGTTTTTTTTATCGCCGACATTTCAATCTGATTTTTTTGCCGGTTCGGGTTAAGCTTTTCGATTTATAACCGAATGATTATTATATAGATAGATTATTATAAGGGAGGGAATCCCATGCCCACTTCGATATGTAAAGCCTGTGCCAGGCTGATGAAAGAAAAAACAGATTTCCCTCGCGGTAATTTTGACAGTGATTACTGCGCCGACTGCGTGGACAACAAGGGCAATCTCAAACCGCGCGAAATAATCAGAGTCAATATGATCAGATACAGGGTTAATAATACCGGTATCAGCCAGGAAGAAGCGGCTGAAATAGTTGACAACCTGATGCGTTCGCTCCCGGCCTGGAATCCACCCAAAGTCAAAACGACTTAGGAATCAATAGGTCCCCAAATTATAAAGGGCGTATCTTCATACGCCCTTTTTTTATACGACAGGCAGCAACCATATGCTGACACTGTCTTTAGTACACAGAAAAATACTGCACTATACAGTTGTCATCACATCACGGCGTTTACGCACAATCACGGTTATTGCGGCCAGCACAAGTAGAATTATCAGCACTAGCAATCCATAGCCGGTTAGTGACGGAAGCCTCCTCGGTCCGGGAGAATTCGACATCGACAGCATGACCTTGATTTCCTTTTGGCCTAAAGGTGAAATGGTTCCCAATGACCATTCCATAGCACCGGCGATGCAATCGGGACCAAGGGAATTTCTGTTCAAGAGAACCCGGTTTTCGACATCCTTATTAAGCCCCGTCGCAGGCCAAATATTACCCCCTGCATCCCGAAAATCAGCGACATCATAACGATTAAAAGGATATAAGGTCGAATCGACGCTAAATCCAATATATTCCACATTTCCAAAACTGGACTTGGCCCACATACTTATATCCCAGTGGTAATTCTGCTGGTTATACGTCGGAATGAAGGCTGGATCATATCTGCCTGTGACCTCAGGATCATATTCGTCGCCCGGGTGACCATGCAATAATTGATAGAAATAGACATTGGTCAATGGAAGTGTCGCCGATGTATTTTTGATTGTGTACGTAACATAGGCGATGCAATCGGTGCTTGGAACAAACAATCCGCTACCTATATTCATGGCCACCGGCCCGTCACATACCAATTCATAGTCAATCTGAATTTCCACCTGGGTCATGGCCCTGTCTCGTATCGTCGATGTTCCCGCGCTCTGGTCACCGCTGGTATATGTCGGGCCGGAAACCGGCTCGAAAGTCTCAGCAGTCCTGTAATAAGGGCAGATCCAGTAATCGGTCAGCCAGGTGGCCTGAGGCGAAGTCTCAATACCATCATAATAAATAGCCGCCGCCCAGTCGCCAGAGAGCATTTCATGCGAAGGCGTGGAATCCGGATGAAACCAAAGCCAATCCGAGTACCCAAATACATCAACATCAATGGTCCATTCGCTGCAACCG
The candidate division Zixibacteria bacterium HGW-Zixibacteria-1 genome window above contains:
- a CDS encoding sporulation protein; translation: MAENNRVSEILKDIVGELKDIANSQTVVGDPITVGDKTVIPVVKISVGFGAGGGQGETPDKGGGFGGGGGGGAKIEPSAFIIIDGDRIQLLSAKPGKLDALVEAVPGLFGKIKDIRDRMKKDKGEDKPAEEIKPDEKPPDPNPGY
- the nth gene encoding endonuclease III; its protein translation is MTVNAAKKIVALLKKAYPGADCSLDFKTPHQLLVSTILSAQCTDERVNIVTKDLFKKYRKPHDYADADIHELEEDIRSTGFFRNKAKSIKESAIVIDNHYNGKIPETMEELVKLPGVGRKTASVILGTAFRKAEGVVVDTHVIRLSRRLGLTENKDAVKIEKDLMQILPKSGWIIFSHLMISHGRAVCKARKPDCGSCVLAGLCPSAGSF